Proteins encoded together in one Gigantopelta aegis isolate Gae_Host chromosome 8, Gae_host_genome, whole genome shotgun sequence window:
- the LOC121378494 gene encoding nucleolar protein 12-like codes for MMKARSVHQPVVPEVDHLVNSTEYDLPEHTVTITNISEVDFSGEGGVRLGQNRIEDDNTDVRNILEEPETEEFKKMKTKYKQMMDHVGKLENQSRKKKISMRTKANRKKRRDKVRSKKKGKK; via the exons ATGATGAAAGCTAGGAGTGTCCACCAACCAGTTGTTCCTGaagttgatcatcttgttaacTCCACTGAGTACGACCTGCCTGAACACACAGTCACAATAACCAACATATCCGAGGTGGACTTTTCTGGTGAAGGGGGTGTACGACTTGGTCAAAACAGG ATAGAAGATGATAACACCGATGTACGGAATATTCTTGAGGAACCAGAAACTGAGGAGTTCAAGAAGATGAAGACGAAGTATAAACAGat GATGGATCATGTGGGTAAACTTGAGAATCAGAGCAGAAAGAAGAAAATCTCGATGAGAACCAAAGCTAACCGAAAGAAGAGAAGAGACAAAGTTCGCTCTAAGAAGAAAGGGAAGAAATGA